One Lachancea thermotolerans CBS 6340 chromosome F complete sequence DNA window includes the following coding sequences:
- the MTD1 gene encoding methylenetetrahydrofolate dehydrogenase (NAD(+)) (highly similar to uniprot|Q02046 Saccharomyces cerevisiae YKR080W MTD1 NAD-dependent 5 10-methylenetetrahydrafolate dehydrogenase plays a catalytic role in oxidation of cytoplasmic one-carbon units expression is regulated by Bas1p and Bas2p repressed by adenine and may be induced by inositol and choline) yields MSTKPGRTILASSVSNTYADEITSKVESLRKERPNGPLLVGFLANNDPAAEMYANWTSKTCESMGFRYELRRVEEKDFLEEAIIEANRDNAVDGIMVYFPVFGNAQDQYLQQVVSREKDVEGLNHVYYQNMYHNIRYLDDEQQLKSILPCTPLAVVKIMEYLKIYNSLLPQGNRLYGKKCVVVNRSEIVGRPLSALLANDGAIVYSVDINNIQKFTRGEGLKFQKHQVEDLGPFSNEMLKECCADADVIITGVPSESYKFPTEYIKEGAVCINFSSHKNFDESVKSKASLYVPSTGKVTISMLLRNMLRLVENRQKMNLL; encoded by the coding sequence ATGTCTACGAAGCCAGGACGTACGATTTTAGCATCTTCCGTATCGAACACATACGCTGACGAAATTACCTCTAAGGTTGAGTCCCTGAGAAAGGAAAGACCAAATGGACCGCTACTAGTCGGGTTTCTGGCCAACAACGACCCAGCCGCCGAAATGTATGCAAACTGGACTAGCAAAACCTGCGAGTCAATGGGGTTCCGCTATGAACTGAGGCGTGTCGAAGAGAAGGACTTTCTGGAAGAGGCGATCATTGAGGCCAACAGAGACAACGCTGTTGACGGTATAATGGTGTACTTCCCAGTGTTTGGCAATGCACAAGACCAGTATTTGCAGCAAGTGGTTTCCCGCGAAAAGGACGTTGAGGGCCTTAACCACGTCTATTACCAGAACATGTACCACAACATCAGATATCTGGACGACGAGCAACAGCTCAAGTCGATTTTACCTTGTACACCACTTGCGGTAGTCAAGATAATGGAATACCTCAAAATTTACAACAGTCTTTTACCTCAAGGAAACAGGCTCTATGGAAAAAAGTGCGTTGTGGTCAACAGATCGGAAATCGTGGGAAGACCACTTTCAGCACTGCTAGCGAACGACGGTGCCATTGTCTATTCAGTGGACATCAACAATATCCAGAAATTCACGAGAGGCGAAGGTctcaagttccaaaagcATCAAGTTGAGGACTTAGGCCCATTTTCAAACGAGATGTTGAAGGAGTGCTGCGCTGACGCAGACGTTATAATCACCGGGGTTCCTTCCGAATCCTACAAGTTCCCAACTGAGTATATCAAAGAGGGTGCTGTTTGCATAAATTTCTCTTCACATAAGAACTTCGACGAATCTGTGAAAAGCAAAGCCTCGCTTTACGTGCCAAGCACAGGAAAAGTCACCATTTCAATGCTCCTTAGAAACATGCTAAGGCTGGTGGAGAATAGACAGAAAATGAACTTGCTGTAA
- the MSA1 gene encoding Msa1p (some similarities with uniprot|O00026 Saccharomyces cerevisiae YOR066W Protein of unknown function potential Cdc28p substrate): MAESGGRKKRGRPPLTKNYANPMDSPMAQTSLKMQKLASPAFSKPLMKVATSEKTTQSTKKQCVPDADSLQTGKHRGVLLSTPVKRSQANRPESSPLTPADNLFSSGSKAYAFGSSPIRPDCALETPTKMPPQQLSQFKFSLCIGGDGKAKIADSTTNAKSSGPFPVQKSTASKFDKKAVLGLLEKMKSSQSESDHKEASAVPSPKRSMVRPSEVFSEPLPSSPKNTLPEQPAMPWTPNCSAVFQLKTGFTPETTENEVLGAPAKVSDPLPAKFSQDRYRSRSSSSVFKLSSGDPLLMTDDPNTELFVSHQNGSVSTDLFFQQLLASPRRPLPYLNTSPSLTDLGSPKHLFRHELQSYPLAVQRVPGHKSTQQKMNHPSTPLAEEGNDYSVSIQCTPLIQQTMSGSLNKSFGHCFGQNSMSVAQQPKHLAQDDARLALRKLIGGSK, from the coding sequence ATGGCTGAATCAGGCGGGCGCAAGAAGCGCGGCAGACCGCCCCTAACGAAGAATTATGCGAACCCTATGGACAGTCCGATGGCGCAAACATCCCTTAAGATGCAGAAGTTGGCTTCGCCCgcattttcaaagcctttAATGAAAGTCGCTACGTCAGAAAAAACCACGCAATCAACTAAGAAGCAGTGCGTGCCCGACGCGGATTCTCTCCAGACGGGCAAGCACCGCGGCGTGCTGCTTTCAACACCCGTAAAGAGAAGCCAGGCCAATCGTCCTGAGTCCTCTCCTCTCACCCCTGCTGACAACTTATTCTCGTCGGGTTCTAAAGCTTACGCATTTGGCAGCTCACCCATTAGGCCCGACTGCGCGCTAGAGACACCAACAAAAATGCCTCCACAACAACTGTCGCAATTCAAATTTTCGCTGTGCATTGGTGGTGACGGTAAAGCTAAAATTGCTGACTCGACGACAAACGCTAAATCAAGCGGGCCTTTCCCAGTTCAAAAATCAACTGCTAGCAAGTTTGACAAAAAGGCTGTTCTGGGTCTGTTggaaaagatgaagagctctCAAAGCGAGTCAGATCACAAGGAAGCCTCAGCAGTGCCATCACCGAAACGGTCCATGGTTCGCCCCAGCGAGGTCTTCTCCGAACCTCTGCCATCATCTCCGAAAAACACCTTACCGGAGCAGCCTGCAATGCCATGGACACCCAATTGTTCAGCTGTTTTTCAATTAAAGACAGGCTTCACGCCAGAGACTACCGAAAATGAGGTCCTTGGTGCCCCTGCTAAAGTTTCAGACCCTCTGCCTGcaaagttttctcaagATAGATATAGGTCGAGGTCGAGCAGctctgttttcaaactaTCTTCTGGCGATCCCCTTTTAATGACTGACGACCCCAATACTGAACTATTTGTTTCGCACCAAAATGGTAGTGTCTCGACCGATCTCTTTTTCCAACAGCTGCTGGCTTCCCCAAGAAGACCCCTGCCCTACTTGAACACATCTCCGTCGCTGACGGACCTAGGCTCCCCTAAGCACCTGTTTCGACATGAGCTGCAGAGCTACCCCCTGGCAGTTCAGCGCGTGCCTGGGCATAAGTCaactcaacaaaaaatgaatCATCCTTCTACACCACTGGCCGAAGAGGGAAACGATTACTCAGTGTCTATTCAGTGCACTCCTCTCATACAGCAAACGATGAGTGGTTCCTTGAACAAGTCCTTTGGTCATTGTTTTGGTCAAAACTCTATGTCAGTTGCACAGCAACCGAAGCACCTGGCACAAGATGATGCCCGGTTGGCACTTCGAAAGCTTATTGGCGGGTCCAAATAG
- the ALG8 gene encoding dolichyl-P-Glc:Glc1Man(9)GlcNAc(2)-PP-dolichol alpha-1,3-glucosyltransferase (highly similar to uniprot|P40351 Saccharomyces cerevisiae YOR067C ALG8 adds glucose to the dolichol-linked oligosaccharide precursor prior to transfer to protein glycosyl transferase), producing MPKALKKRGKSETVKDTRKFSLWNFWVSSTALKLLLIPAYVSTDFDVHRNWLAITNKLPLHKWYYESTSQWTLDYPPFFAYFEWLLSQFVPQRVQDDGCLDIVAVGQFGLPTIVFQRVTVIVSEILLFVVLQVYINKSHISDRSANFVVASSIVLSPGFLIIDHIHFQYNGFLFAILIASIVAAKHQRYLLCGFFFSTALCFKHIFLYLAPSFFAFLLRVYILDFSNFRFRTYNDLISMVRWKNLFKLGTVVLSVFAVCFAPFIYQLPQLMSRLFPFSRGLTHAYWAPNFWALYSALDKVLTLFFLKVPYVHKFLTQVVSPPLIPVTIDEIKTKLQQYNVGTKGLVQDVYFVILPQIQPKLTFILTLFYQILAVIPVLFSPSFERFVGSLTLCGFASFLFGWHVHEKAVLLIIIPFSFLVTTDRRLLTPFHLVASAGYVSLFPLLHEPQEFLIKLLYTLVWCIIYFSALRQVTKISSSVQRRVFFFDRFALSYIVLLIPLVIGVEILESLKWRYALLQKFEFAGLMIYSIYCSIGILSSWMGLSWLYNFDEPIWK from the coding sequence ATGCCCAAGgctctgaagaagcgcgGCAAAAGTGAGACCGTCAAGGATACACGAAAGTTCTCGCTTTGGAATTTTTGGGTTAGCTCAACGGCATTAAAGTTGCTGTTGATTCCAGCATATGTGAGCACAGATTTTGATGTTCATCGCAATTGGCTGGCAATTACGAACAAACTTCCTTTGCATAAATGGTATTATGAGTCCACTAGTCAGTGGACCCTCGATTACCCACCCTTCTTCGCCTACTTTGAGTGGTTGCTGTCTCAATTCGTACCTCAGAGAGTACAAGATGATGGTTGCTTGGATATCGTGGCAGTTGGTCAATTTGGCTTACCTACAATTGTTTTCCAGCGCGTTACTGTAATTGTGAGCGAGATTTTGCTCTTCGTTGTATTACAGGTGTATATCAACAAAAGCCACATAAGCGACCGTTCAGCCAACTTTGTTGTGGCGAGCAGCATAGTACTCTCCCCAGGCTTCCTGATAATTGATCACATCCACTTTCAATACAATGGATTCTTGTTCGCTATTTTGATTGCGTCTATTGTCGCGGCTAAGCATCAGAGGTACCTACTATGTgggtttttctttagcACCGCATTATGCTTTAAACACATTTTTCTTTACTTAGCGCCCAGCTTTTTTGCATTCCTGTTACGGGTCTACATCTTAGATTTCTCGAATTTCCGTTTCAGGACTTACAATGACTTGATATCGATGGTGAGGTGGAAgaaccttttcaagcttggGACGGTCGTGTTGAGTGTATTTGCGGTTTGCTTCGCCCCTTTCATTTACCAGCTGCCACAGCTAATGTCGCGGCTGTTTCCTTTTTCCAGAGGTTTGACGCATGCTTACTGGGCTCCCAATTTCTGGGCCTTGTATTCGGCGCTTGATAAGGTATTAACCctgttctttttgaaagtccCTTACGTTCACAAATTTTTGACCCAGGTTGTTTCTCCTCCGCTGATACCTGTAACAATCGATGAAATAAAAACGAAATTACAACAATACAACGTTGGTACCAAAGGGCTCGTTCAAGATGTTTATTTTGTTATTTTGCCCCAGATTCAGCCCAAATTGACATTTATTTTGACTCTTTTCTACCAAATTTTGGCCGTTATACCGGTACTTTTCAGTCcctcttttgaaaggtttGTTGGCTCCTTGACACTCTGTGGGTTcgcctcttttttgtttggcTGGCATGTCCACGAGAAAGCGGTCCTCCTAATTATCATCCCCTTCTCCTTTCTGGTTACAACAGATCGAAGACTACTCACTCCGTTCCATTTAGTGGCTTCTGCTGGTTATGTTTCTCTCTTTCCACTACTGCATGAGCCTCAAGAGTTTCTCATCAAACTGCTCTACACGTTAGTTTGGTGCATCATCTACTTTTCTGCATTAAGACAAGTGACGAAGATTTCCTCAAGCGTCCAGCGCCGCGTGTTCTTTTTTGATCGATTTGCCCTTTCTTACATTGTACTGCTTATTCCTCTAGTCATTGGTGTTGAAATTCTGGAATCACTTAAATGGAGATATGCGCTTTTGCAGAAATTCGAGTTTGCTGGCTTGATGATATACAGCATTTACTGCTCAATTGGCATACTAAGTAGCTGGATGGGACTTTCTTGGCTTTACAACTTTGATGAGCCCATCTGGAAATAA
- the GYP1 gene encoding GTPase-activating protein GYP1 (similar to uniprot|Q08484 Saccharomyces cerevisiae YOR070C GYP1 Cis-golgi GTPase-activating protein (GAP) for the Rab family members Ypt1p (in vivo) and for Ypt1p Sec4p Ypt7p and Ypt51p (in vitro) involved in vesicle docking and fusion): MGVRSASSSSSPTRREMYQKMSASSSSLVGSLMKTWKSSRHSSAPDSSDGNIEAMQKPASFLRRSTSHTSPGPSHIHMSPLRKSLSGSANKDKSHHHVQKKDRYFTDLDEDWSAVIEDSNTPIPMTSNGGIELKPAVTVGSASDKDQSVSRSVSASASYPNLPRLNKTQSTGLKSQYEQENERKLQELNALMHRVAKFDLILHPPNGNQVNLSELRRLSWNGIPMAHRPRVWRLLIGYAPANIKRQATLLRRKRQEYRDGVALVFSKEHTRDIPTWHQIEIDIPRTNPLIPLYQNPLVQESLQRILYLWAIRHPASGYVQGINDLVTPFFQTFLTEYLQPAQKEDVVKLSPDTYLTHEQLLDVEADSFWCLTKLLEQITDNYIHGQPGILKQVKNLGQLVKRIDSDLYDHFARESVEFIQFAFRWMNCLLMREFNMGMVIRMWDTYLSETSLESSGSESSSMPATSDSSLQSSPVAGFREVSSSLNLQSKHATAGSNRQTSLSEFHVFVCAAFLIKWSDQLMNMDFQETITFLQNPPTKTWKETDIELLLSEAYIWQSLYKDATSHWR; this comes from the coding sequence ATGGGAGTTAGGTCTGCCTCAAGCTCGTCGTCTCCTACGCGCCGAGAGATGTATCAAAAGATGAGCgcctcgtcctcctcgcTGGTCGGGTCGCTTATGAAAACGTGGAAGTCATCGAGACATTCGAGTGCACCCGACAGCTCAGATGGCAACATTGAAGCAATGCAAAAGCCAGCATCTTTTCTCCGGCGCTCCACAAGTCACACAAGTCCAGGGCCTAGCCATATTCACATGAGTCCACTCAGAAAGTCCCTGTCCGGTAGTGCAAATAAGGATAAATCGCACCACCACGTCCAAAAGAAAGATAGGTACTTCACAGATCTTGACGAAGACTGGAGTGCAGTAATTGAGGACTCTAATACGCCAATACCAATGACCTCTAATGGAGGGATCGAGCTCAAACCAGCCGTCACCGTGGGCTCAGCGTCAGATAAAGACCAGTCGGTGTCACGATCAGTATCTGCCTCAGCGAGCTACCCAAACCTGCCGCGGCTCAACAAAACGCAAAGTACAGGACTCAAGTCGCAATATGAGCAGGAAAACGAACgcaaacttcaagaactgaaTGCTCTCATGCACCGTGTAGCGAAGTTCGACCTAATACTCCATCCTCCCAATGGAAACCAAGTAAACCTCAGCGAGCTTCGCCGCCTAAGCTGGAATGGGATTCCGATGGCCCACCGGCCGCGAGTGTGGAGGCTTTTGATTGGCTACGCGCCCGCTAATATCAAAAGACAAGCTACCCTTCTTCGACGGAAGCGGCAAGAGTATCGCGACGGTGTCGCACTCGTCTTCTCAAAGGAGCATACCAGAGACATTCCAACCTGGCACCAGATTGAAATCGACATTCCGCGGACAAATCCGCTCATTCCACTTTACCAAAACCCGCTCGTTCAGGAAAGTCTACAAAGAATTTTATACTTGTGGGCAATACGGCACCCTGCAAGTGGCTACGTTCAGGGCATTAATGACCTAGTAACGCCGTTTTTCCAAACATTTTTAACAGAGTACCTCCAGCcggctcaaaaagaagatgTGGTCAAATTGAGCCCTGATACGTACTTGACTCACGAGCAGCTTTTGGACGTAGAAGCAGATTCATTTTGGTGCCTCACTAAGTTGCTTGAACAGATTACCGACAACTACATTCATGGCCAGCCtggaattttgaaacaagTCAAAAATCTAGGACAGCTTGTCAAACGAATTGACTCCGATTTGTACGATCATTTCGCTCGCGAGAGTGTTGAGTTTATCCAGTTTGCTTTTAGGTGGATGAACTGCCTTCTCATGCGAGAATTTAACATGGGTATGGTTATAAGGATGTGGGATACCTATCTCTCTGAGACCTCTTTGGAATCTTCTGGCTCCGAAAGCTCCAGTATGCCTGCAACATCTGACAGCTCTCTGCAGAGCTCACCCGTTGCTGGCTTTAGGGAGGTTTCATCCTCGTTGAACTTGCAAAGTAAACATGCAACGGCAGGATCTAATCGCCAAACCTCCTTGAGCGAATTTCATGTGTTTGTCTGCGCTGCATTTCTCATCAAGTGGAGTGACCAGCTTATGAACATGGATTTTCAGGAAACTATAACCTTTTTACAAAATCCTCCCACAAAAACATGGAAAGAAACTGATATTGAACTACTTCTAAGCGAAGCGTACATCTGGCAGTCATTATATAAAGATGCTACGTCTCACTGGCGCTAG
- the TRZ1 gene encoding tRNase Z (similar to uniprot|P36159 Saccharomyces cerevisiae YKR079C TRZ1 Protein required for cell viability) yields the protein MFTITHVTQPTVDTRHPLLLLQSEHGDRFLFGQIPEGTQRTFPENKTRLSKLENIFLTGEMSWNSIGGLPGMILTLSDQGIKCMNLIYGNDIVNYIVSTWRYFVFRFGMRLNTKILKDGDVFENKLMKVRSIVVNSPSQFSSMKSLTSQLNTGLKYIVSKMFPEHEPTARHDPASDPQVNVNLPREYAIPKQSTSYEINFNPIRGRFKVEEAMRLGVPKGQLFAQLTKGLSVTLPNGDVVKSEQVLEKQRSFAKVLILDIPSDSYWPQFLEKFQVYEKSSLGAVYYFLGEGVSIGQPLLSLMQQLDGEKTQHFVSHFEVCPNGLVFQSSAVTTLKLKAVQNKNYNLPRTDRVFSKDFYECFQKELPQGSSRVQRNERPLSTTIDINKVHVLLQNDGIIVEPYTDGENEIKVRHSKSSKKTKTWAELYEQHVTPLGIPGATYNSTVESQKNVNNFNSEAKKGKIEVVTLGTGSSLPSKYRNVISTLVKIPYNNKGKIDNRNILLDAGENTLGAILRLIPSVDIPGFFRDLKLIYLSHLHADHHLGIASILNEWHKQNLTDPSAVLYIVVPWQYNIFVKEWLSLENSEILERLRYVSCEHLVDGGYVRKELKPVPFEDFAAATKPALKKRRLEFDENSSFRDRETITQMYRDLKILRFQTCRAKHCDWAYSNSISFFTGSDSSGIFKVSYSGDTRPNVEKFSKTIGRQSDLLIHEATLDNDLVEDAIKKRHCTINEAIEVSNKMGARKLILTHFSQRYPKLPQIGNSIEIEAQEYCFAFDGMIVGFDEIGEQTPHLRTLNEVFIEEQTSEANEEESV from the coding sequence ATGTTCACTATCACACATGTAACGCAGCCAACTGTGGATACGAGGCATCCACTTCTTCTATTGCAGTCCGAACATGGGGATCGTTTCCTGTTTGGGCAAATACCTGAAGGAACTCAAAGGACTTTTCCAGAGAACAAGACCCGACTCTCCAAACTTGAGAATATTTTTCTTACTGGAGAGATGAGCTGGAACTCCATCGGTGGTTTGCCTGGTATGATTCTAACGCTATCAGATCAAGGTATTAAATGCATGAATCTCATCTATGGTAATGACATCGTGAACTATATTGTGAGCACCTGGAGGTACTTCGTTTTTCGTTTTGGTATGAGGTTAAACACCAAAATTCTCAAAGATGGcgatgtttttgaaaacaaacttATGAAAGTGCGATCGATCGTTGTGAACAGCCCCAGCCAATTTAGCTCCATGAAGTCATTGACTTCGCAGCTCAACACGGGCCTCAAATATATtgtatcaaaaatgttCCCCGAGCATGAGCCGACCGCTAGGCATGACCCAGCATCAGATCCACAAGTGAATGTTAATCTGCCGCGGGAATATGCAATTCCAAAGCAGTCAACATCTTATGAAATCAATTTTAATCCGATTCGAGGTAGGTTCAAGGTCGAAGAGGCAATGAGGCTTGGAGTGCCTAAGGGCCAGCTGTTTGCTCAGTTAACAAAAGGACTGAGTGTAACGCTACCAAACGGTGATGTGGTAAAATCTgaacaagttcttgaaaaacagaGGAGCTTTGCAAAAGTTTTAATTTTGGATATACCATCAGACTCATATTGGCCACAGTTCCTTGAGAAGTTCCAAGTCTACGAAAAAAGCTCACTGGGTGCAGTGTAttattttcttggtgaagGCGTCTCTATTGGTCAACCACTTTTGTCACTTATGCAACAATTGGATGGTGAAAAGACACAGCACTTTGTTTCCcattttgaagtttgtccCAATGGTCTTgtatttcaaagttctgCTGTTacgactttgaagctgaaagcgGTTCAAAATAAAAACTATAATTTACCTCGCACAGATCGGGTTTTTTCGAAGGATTTTTATGagtgctttcaaaaagagctccCACAGGGCTCTTCTCGAGTTCAACGAAATGAGAGACCATTGAGTACTACTATTGATATCAACAAAGTTCATGTTTTACTTCAAAACGATGGAATTATTGTCGAACCTTATACAGATGGTGAGAATGAGATCAAAGTCCGCCATTCAAAATCatccaaaaaaacaaaaacctGGGCAGAACTTTACGAGCAGCATGTAACCCCTTTAGGTATTCCAGGCGCAACCTATAATTCCACTGTTGAGAGTCAAAAAAATGTTAATAATTTCAATTCTGAAGCAAAGAAAGGGAAAATCGAGGTTGTAACTCTGGGAACTGGCAGCTCGCTACCATCAAAATATAGAAATGTTATTTCCACTCTTGTCAAGATCCCATACAACAATAAGGGCAAAATTGATAACAGGAATATATTACTGGATGCTGGCGAGAATACTTTGGGTGCCATTTTAAGATTGATTCCTTCAGTGGACATTCCTGGCTTCTTTCGAGACTTGAAGCTAATTTACTTAAGTCACCTGCATGCAGACCACCATCTGGGCATTGCTAGCATTCTGAATGAATGGCATAAGCAGAACCTTACTGACCCATCTGCCGTTCTTTACATTGTCGTTCCATGGCAATACAACATTTTTGTAAAAGAATGGCTGAGTTTGGAAAATAGTGAGATTTTGGAGAGGCTGCGGTATGTGAGCTGCGAGcatcttgttgatggtGGCTACGTAAGAAAAGAACTGAAACCAGTTCCGTTCGAAGATTTTGCGGCAGCAACAAAACCTGCATTAAAAAAACGGCGCCTTGAATTTGACGAGAATTCTTCCTTCAGGGATCGGGAAACAATTACTCAAATGTATCGAGAtctcaagattttgagatTCCAAACTTGCCGCGCCAAGCACTGCGACTGGGCATACTCAAATTCAATCTCATTTTTTACTGGTTCAGACTCATCTGGCATTTTTAAAGTCTCGTATTCCGGAGACACACGGccaaatgttgaaaaattctccaAAACAATAGGCCGCCAATCTGATCTTCTCATTCATGAAGCAACTTTGGACAACGACCTTGTCGAGGACgccatcaaaaagaggCACTGTACAATTAATGAGGCTATAGAGGTCTCCAACAAAATGGGAGCGCGGAAACTTATTTTAACTCATTTTTCACAGAGATATCCGAAACTCCCGCAAATTGGTAACAGCATTGAGATCGAGGCTCAGGAGTACTGTTTTGCATTCGATGGCATGATAGTGGGCTTTGATGAAATAGGCGAACAAACCCCCCATCTTCGCACTTTGAATGAAGTGtttattgaagaacaaactTCCGAGgcaaatgaagaagaatctGTATAG
- the VPS5 gene encoding sorting nexin 1 (similar to uniprot|Q92331 Saccharomyces cerevisiae YOR069W VPS5 Component of the retromer coat that retrieves proteins from late endosomes sorting nexin I homolog), giving the protein MDYEDELSAPVWDDQGPREESKTEDELSKTFANLSTDPAVEEHEGSTWNAKNIEHEEEVDEVQNHSKNLISSLAPEEDPLSSLSVSEAVRSPQKGEALFGDSGSAPLEAHEDTSNEAHETSAISKNYTKPKRLFSSARLRRHPLTAEQKKDLFQDPLASSPSTREEDEFVEETLDYEPSPERSKTDILREVDAPLFKVDPRKNQSLTPSIKKVADVGGDETQENPDNKLLDQETPNNYSIEVIDPLKVGDLTSAHVEYTIFTKDKNSNQPEFKVQRRYRDFRWLYRQLQNNHWGKIIPPPPEKQTMGRFENDFIENRRLQMERMLTKIAQDADLRDDTDFILFLQSNNFSQDSKVREHLTGSNASGDSNDISEIHISEIELLGQEDAANVMKNGGLDESHKGFMNISFASAPKYNEPDSFFVEQRQATELLEEQLRQLCKSLEIVDVQRNDLASVTEEFAQTIKALEELEVSKKGSELLANFADVHLRIKESLQRSTLQESLTLGITIDDYLRSLSSIRAVFNQRSKLGYYLVIVENDLAKKQLQLEKNSTKGPSDKVENLSKEVKVLQARHIKIRQKWQEVGDTIRKELQRHDRDKMIDFRNSIEIFLESSIETQKECIELWETFYQNNL; this is encoded by the coding sequence ATGGATTACGAGGACGAACTTAGTGCTCCAGTGTGGGACGACCAGGGCCCACGCGAAGAAAGCAAGACAGAAGACGAGCTTTCCAAAACATTCGCTAATCTGAGCACAGACCCTGCAGTCGAAGAACACGAAGGAAGCACTTGGAATGCAAAGAATATAGAGCATGAAGAGGAGGTGGATGAGGTCCAAAACCATTCGAAAAACCTAATTTCGTCGTTGGCACCCGAAGAAGATCCCCTCAGCAGTCTTTCAGTAAGCGAAGCAGTAAGATCTCCGCAAAAGGGCGAAGCCCTTTTTGGCGACTCGGGAAGTGCACCGCTTGAAGCCCATGAGGACACCTCCAACGAAGCTCACGAAACGTCCGCTATATCCAAGAATTACACGAAGCCCAAGAGACTCTTTTCATCAGCTCGTTTGCGCCGCCACCCCCTCACAGCGGAACAGAAAAAGGACCTTTTCCAGGACCCATTAGCTTCAAGTCCCTCTACTCGCGAGGAAGACGAGTTTGTTGAGGAGACTTTAGATTACGAACCTTCCCCAGAGCGTTCCAAAACCGACATTCTGCGCGAAGTTGATGCGCCTCTGTTCAAAGTTGATCCGCGCAAGAACCAGAGTTTGACGCCCTCTATCAAGAAAGTTGCTGATGTTGGTGGGGACGAGACACAAGAAAATCCTGATAATAAGCTTCTGGATCAGGAGACCCCCAACAACTATAGCATTGAGGTTATTGACCCCTTAAAGGTCGGCGATCTGACTTCTGCGCACGTCGAATATACCATCTTCACAAAAGACAAAAACTCAAATCAACCCGAATTCAAAGTTCAGAGACGTTACAGAGATTTCAGGTGGCTTTACAggcaacttcaaaataATCATTGGGGTAAAATTATTCCTCCTCCACCTGAGAAGCAGACTATGGGTAGGTTTGAAAATGACTTCATCGAGAATAGAAGATTGCAGATGGAGCGCATGCTAACTAAGATTGCTCAAGATGCGGACCTGAGAGATGACACAGACTTCATACTGTTTTTGCAAAGTAACAATTTCAGTCAAGACTCAAAAGTTAGAGAACACCTAACGGGCTCGAACGCATCGGGTGACAGCAATGACATATCTGAAATTCACATAAGTGAAATAGAGTTGCTTGGGCAGGAAGATGCCGCAAATGTTATGAAGAATGGCGGGCTTGACGAGTCTCATAAGGGCTTTATGAATATCTCTTTCGCGTCAGCTCCAAAATACAATGAACCtgattctttttttgtggaaCAAAGGCAGGCAACTGAACTACTAGAAGAACAGCTGAGGCAACTTTGCAAATCGCTGGAGATTGTCGATGTTCAGCGTAACGACCTAGCTTCTGTGACTGAAGAATTTGCGCAAACCATAAAAGCtctcgaagagctcgaggtCTCGAAAAAAGGCTCTGAACTCTTGGCAAACTTTGCCGATGTGCACTTGAGAATTAAAGAGTCCTTGCAGCGCAGTACCTTGCAAGAAAGCTTGACTCTTGGGATTACCATCGATGATTACCTGAGGTCACTTTCAAGCATTCGGGCAGTCTTCAACCAGAGGTCTAAGCTCGGGTACTACCTTGtcattgttgaaaacgatCTAGCTAAGAAACAATTGCAACTAGAGAAGAATAGCACAAAGGGCCCTTCAGACAAGGTTGAAAATCTGAGCAAGGAAGTTAAAGTGTTACAAGCAAGGCACATTAAAATTAGACAAAAATGGCAAGAAGTTGGCGACACCATCAGGAaggagcttcaaagacacGATCGTGATAAAATGATTGATTTCCGGAACAGCATAGAAATATTCTTGGAATCGAGTATAGAAACGCAAAAAGAGTGCATCGAGTTGTGGGAAACATTTTATCAAAACAATTTATAG